A region of the Muricauda sp. MAR_2010_75 genome:
CTTACCAAAAACATCACTGTACTTTTTGATGGGGATGCAGCCGGATTGCGGGCTTCCCTTCGCGGAATTGACTTGATTTTGGAACAGGGCATGAACGTAAAGGTCTGCACCTTTCCAGAGGGAGAAGACCCCGATAGTTTTGCCAAAAACAATACCTATGAGGACTTGGTGCTCTATTTGGAAGAGAATGCCAAGGATTTTATTCAGTTTAAAACTTCTTTATTGGCCAAGGAAGCGGCTAATGACCCCATAAAAAGGGCTGATACTGTGCGGGATATTGTAAACAGCATCAGCAAGATTCCAGATCGTATCCAAAAAGAAATCTACATTCAGGAATGTGCCAAGATCATGCAGATTTCAGAAGAGGTGTTGTACAATACCTTGGCTCAAATCGACAAAAAGCAGGTCACCGATGCCAATAAAAAGCTAAAACAGGAACGGAAGACCTTTGAAGTGGTCAAAAATGACCCTGTGGTGGAAAAAGTGGATGTGCTTTATGAGTTAGAGCGAAAAATTATTGAAGTACTCTTGTTGTATGGGAACCAGGAGCAGGAGTTTGAGGATTTGGTATTGAAGGAGAATGAGGAAGGGGAGCTGGTTTTGGAGCCCGAAGTGGTGGAGGCAAAAGTGTATGAAAAAGTGTTTTTGGACCTTCAGGAAGATGAAATTGAACTGACCAACGAACAGTTCAGGTCCATTTATTACAAACTCATTGAAAACCTGAACGAGAATAAGGCCTTTGCCGTCAATACCTTTATGACGGAGTTGGAGCAAGAAATGGTTCCTGAAATTTCTTCCATTTTAATGGAAGAGGAGCAATATATGTTGCATGATTGGGAACGAAAGGATATTTATCCAAAAGAGAAAAAAAATGGGGTGGCCCAACTGGTAGGAGAGACCATTCTTACCCTACGGTGCAATTTGATTAAAAACCGAATTCAGAAATTACAGGAGCAGACCCAGGACCATACCGGCGACAATACGGAGATTTTGGAGGAAATCGTGAATTACCTTCAGTTGAACAAGTTGCTGAACGCTAAATTGAATCGGGTACTGTCTTAAAAAAGAAATCCCGGACAATTTGCCCGGGATTTACTCTAGTTAGTTTGGATTGGTTAATTAATAAAGTTCCAAAGCTTTGGCTTGCTGTAATAGGTCCACCAAATTATCAACGTTCAATTTCTTCATTAAACGCGCTTTATAGGTACTTACGGTTTTTTCGTTAAGGTTAAGCCCTTCGGCCACTTCCTTGTTTCGTTTTCCACTGGCCAATAATTTCAACACTTCAACCTCTCTGGAAGATAGTTTTCTAAAGAATCTTCTCGGTTTTTGTGTTCCTTCATCAAATGCCAAGCGTTGTGCCAGTTCATTGGTGATGAACATGTTCCCCTCGTTTACCTTTTTTACGGCGGAGATGATGTAATCCAAATCAGCGGTTTTTGAAAGGTAGCCAAATGCACCTGCTCTAATGGTGCTCAAAGCATACACGTCTTCTGATTGGCCGCTGTACATTAAGGTTTTAACATTTGGGAATTCCAGTTTCATCTTACGTAAAGTAGCAATTCCGTTGATTTCTGGAATATCCATTTCCAAGATAACAACGTCGGGAGCTACCTTATTTAATGCTTCGAATAATTCTGAGGTTGTGGAAACATCTGCAATGACTTCAATATCTGGGCTGGATTCGAGCACTTGTTTTATTCCAAGCCTGACAATGGGATGATTGTCAGCAATCAATACTTTTATCATTCGGTTTGAGTTTACTTATACTTGTTGGTTAGCTAATTACTTACGTAACATAGCAGGCAAGATAACAATTTGGTGACGTAAAACTGTAATTTTTTTCTTAAAACCCTATCTTTTCTATGGTTTTTTTCGTTTTAAACTGGGTTTTTTGGGTTAAAAGGTCATTTTAAGACACTTGGAATCTCACAAATGGGTATGGGAATCATCTTGTGTTTGTTGGCAGTATTGTACCTTTTATAAATAGCGAAAACTTCTTTTTCCCTATCGGAAAAATCATCCGTAATGGTCTTTCCCTCATCATCCATTTTCATGGCCCATTCTAACTCAGGATACGATGCCCCAATTTGATCTTCGTCCGTTCTGC
Encoded here:
- a CDS encoding response regulator transcription factor, with the translated sequence MIKVLIADNHPIVRLGIKQVLESSPDIEVIADVSTTSELFEALNKVAPDVVILEMDIPEINGIATLRKMKLEFPNVKTLMYSGQSEDVYALSTIRAGAFGYLSKTADLDYIISAVKKVNEGNMFITNELAQRLAFDEGTQKPRRFFRKLSSREVEVLKLLASGKRNKEVAEGLNLNEKTVSTYKARLMKKLNVDNLVDLLQQAKALELY
- the dnaG gene encoding DNA primase, whose amino-acid sequence is MISKTTIDNVYETARVEEVIGDFVQLKKSGSNFKGLSPFSDERTPSFMVSPVKQIWKDFSSGKGGNVVAFLMEHEHFTYPEAIKYLAKKYNIEVEETEQTNEQKEQANERESMYLVSEYAQKYFTKTLWETEPGKAIGLSYFKERGFTDETIKKFGLGYSLDEWEAFTKTALDEAYQLEFLEKTGLTIVKEQTGGEKKTFDRFKGRVMFPIHSMSGRVLGFGGRILGNDKKAAKYLNSPESEIYHKSKVLYGIYFAKQAIAKEDNCYLVEGYTDVIQMYQRGVENVVSSSGTALTPEQIRLINRLTKNITVLFDGDAAGLRASLRGIDLILEQGMNVKVCTFPEGEDPDSFAKNNTYEDLVLYLEENAKDFIQFKTSLLAKEAANDPIKRADTVRDIVNSISKIPDRIQKEIYIQECAKIMQISEEVLYNTLAQIDKKQVTDANKKLKQERKTFEVVKNDPVVEKVDVLYELERKIIEVLLLYGNQEQEFEDLVLKENEEGELVLEPEVVEAKVYEKVFLDLQEDEIELTNEQFRSIYYKLIENLNENKAFAVNTFMTELEQEMVPEISSILMEEEQYMLHDWERKDIYPKEKKNGVAQLVGETILTLRCNLIKNRIQKLQEQTQDHTGDNTEILEEIVNYLQLNKLLNAKLNRVLS